One genomic window of Halovivax cerinus includes the following:
- a CDS encoding MSCRAMM family adhesin SdrC, producing the protein MSRDDIAVALEDLAAAIRGLEGTIADTAGDEPPARSRELPTLDDVLKVTDERAIPALIGLLEAQIRALTLLQRGSRAVRRGRDVNTRLREATGDGSSIDRTAAPIVDRMGETIDEIQNRLGDSSDAETRALLERTRSLYEEIDRRLSDHSPENRSDGYRIEIDDGSPDTDPDEAADRGKHDGERSDGRQPTSAGDHVDVDAELQTLRDRYGADDGRNGSTEHDTVESADAGADRPKTDGTDRSEDTRADESESPDVSDSTPSESDEADVEEPNGTDAPDSSQTDTGPTESVDGDDPGDEANEED; encoded by the coding sequence ATGAGTCGGGACGATATCGCGGTCGCACTGGAAGACCTCGCGGCGGCGATTCGAGGCCTCGAAGGGACGATAGCGGACACCGCCGGTGACGAACCGCCTGCGCGTTCTCGAGAACTCCCCACGCTCGACGACGTTCTCAAAGTGACCGACGAACGCGCGATTCCGGCCCTGATCGGGCTCCTCGAAGCCCAGATACGGGCGCTCACACTGTTGCAACGAGGGTCCCGCGCCGTCCGCCGAGGGCGCGACGTGAACACCCGCCTTCGGGAGGCGACCGGAGACGGGTCCAGCATCGATCGTACCGCCGCACCGATCGTAGACCGGATGGGGGAGACGATCGACGAGATCCAGAATCGGCTCGGAGATTCGTCCGACGCGGAGACGCGCGCCCTGCTCGAACGAACTCGCTCGCTGTACGAGGAGATAGACCGCCGCCTCTCGGATCACTCCCCGGAGAACCGATCCGATGGCTACCGTATCGAGATAGACGACGGATCGCCCGACACGGACCCGGACGAAGCAGCCGACCGTGGGAAACACGACGGAGAGCGATCTGACGGTCGACAACCGACGTCAGCCGGCGATCACGTCGACGTGGACGCCGAGCTCCAGACACTCCGTGATCGATACGGCGCCGACGACGGGAGAAACGGATCGACAGAACACGACACGGTCGAATCGGCAGACGCCGGTGCAGATCGACCGAAAACCGATGGTACCGATCGATCGGAAGACACTCGTGCGGATGAATCGGAATCTCCCGATGTAAGCGATTCGACCCCGTCGGAATCCGACGAGGCGGACGTCGAGGAGCCGAACGGTACCGACGCTCCCGACTCGTCGCAGACCGACACGGGGCCGACCGAATCTGTTGACGGTGACGACCCTGGAGACGAGGCGAACGAGGAGGATTGA
- a CDS encoding DUF7504 family protein, producing the protein MGSELGVGVPESTSFAQALGTLKRNGSNVLLVGEPVATTHEHVCDTFLGSNDSAQRRIVVSTDRTRIPRDGSTDTDYLVLDPESSASALDLSPSESITELSVLGMVGREFVNRVDELDRLDDLDPATLRVCVNAVDELLERHDSEVVFRLLHVITTRTRRSRGMGHYHLPIDRESEAVRLFEPLFDAVVCLRTIGGELEHRWHLRDGETSTDWIPL; encoded by the coding sequence ATGGGTAGCGAGCTTGGGGTTGGCGTGCCAGAGAGCACATCGTTCGCGCAGGCGCTGGGAACGCTCAAACGAAATGGCAGCAACGTACTGCTCGTCGGCGAACCGGTCGCGACGACCCACGAACACGTCTGCGACACGTTTCTCGGCTCGAACGACTCGGCCCAGCGGCGGATCGTCGTCTCGACTGACCGGACGCGAATTCCACGCGATGGGTCGACGGACACCGACTATCTCGTGCTCGACCCCGAATCGTCGGCGTCGGCCCTGGATCTCTCGCCGAGCGAGTCGATTACCGAACTGTCCGTCCTCGGGATGGTCGGTCGTGAGTTCGTCAATCGGGTCGACGAACTCGACCGACTCGATGACCTGGATCCGGCCACGCTCCGGGTCTGCGTGAACGCGGTGGACGAACTCCTGGAGCGACACGATTCGGAAGTGGTCTTTCGCCTGCTCCACGTCATCACGACACGCACCCGACGCAGCCGCGGAATGGGACACTATCACCTGCCGATCGATCGTGAGTCAGAAGCCGTTCGACTCTTCGAACCACTCTTCGACGCGGTCGTGTGTCTTCGGACGATCGGTGGGGAACTGGAACACCGATGGCACCTTCGAGATGGCGAGACGTCGACGGACTGGATTCCGCTGTGA